The Streptomyces tendae DNA segment TCCAGCAGCGAGCAGACGGACGCCTGCGTGGATATCGCCCAGCGGCTCGGCATCGACCCCGGGGACCGCGTGATGCGCACCACGTACCTCTTCCGGGAGGCCGGTGAGCCGATGATGCTCTCCACCTCCTGGGAGCCGCTGGCGCTCACCGGCCGGACGCCCGTGATGCTGCCCGAGGAGGGCCCGCTGGGCGGCATGGGCGTCGTCGAGCGCATGCGCGCCATCGACGTGATCGTGGACAACGTGACGGAGGAGGTCGGCGCCCGCCCCGGCCTCGCGGAGGAGCTGGTACTGCTCGGCGGCGTCCCGGGCCATGTCGTCCTGGTCATCCAGCGCACCTACTTCGCCTCGGGCCGCCCGGTCGAGACGGCCGACGTCGTCATCCCCGCGGACCGCTACCGCGCCGCGTACCACCTGCCGGTGAAGTAGGCGGTCGGGAGCGGGAGTCACCCGCCCCGGCCGGCGGACGGGCGACGGGACTGCGGGGCGGGAATCCGAGCCCCGGCGGCCCGGGCTCGCGACGGGCCTGCGGGTGACGACCCCGTGCCCTGGCCGGCGGGCTCGTGAGGGGCTTCCGGGATGAGAGTCCGTGCTCTGACCGGCGGGTCCGCGCAGGGTTTACGGGTGAGAGTCCGTGCTCTGACCGGCGGGTCCGCGCAGGGCCTGCGGGTGAGAGTCCGTGCCCTGGCCGGCGGGCCCGCGAGGGGGTTGCGGGGTGAGAGTCCGTGCCCTGGTGGCGGGTCCGCGAAGGGCCTGTGGTGTTGGGATCCGGCGCCTGCGGTCGACGGGCTCTCGCGGCGGGTCTGCCCGGCGAGAAGCGGTGCCCCTGCCGGCGGCTCACGTCGGCGCGCCGTGAGACCGGGTTCCTGAGGGCCTGTCATCCCCGGCTGGGGCCTCTTCCGCACCTCCCCATCCGCCCCATCACCCCCTCGCGCTCCCCTCCGCGCCCCATGTCCTCCCTCCGCTCCGGCCCACCGTGCACGCCGCAACCGCTTGCCGGTCGAAGCAATCTGGCCGTTCTCGCAGGTCGCCCCTGGGACCGGGCAAGGCCGCACATACGCCGCTGACCGGACACGTCGGTCCCCACGCACGGCGCATCCGCCGCCGTGCGCCCCCTCCGTGCTGGCCGGTTGCGTGCCTCCTTGTGAAAACCCGTATTCGCTCAGTGAAGGTAAGGCGTAGGCTCGGGCATATGCGGACTGCGGTTTCCTTACCGGGCGGGGCGCGGCACTGGCCGCGGAAGGCAAGTGGAGGGGAGCGATGAGCGACGGCACGGTGACTCTTCCCTGGCTCGTCGTGCGTCAGGACGACAACGGCAACCGCTACCGGGTGGGCCGGTACGCCACCCGTGCCGAGGCGGAGAAGATCGCGGACAGCCTCGACGGCCGCGGGCACAAACAGCTCTACTGGGTCGAGCGCATCGGACAGAACGGCGCCTCCGCCCACTGACCCGCGCCGGAACGCCGGCCCGGAGGCCGCGGAGCGGGCCGGGCGCCCGCCGCCGGGCCGCCGCGCACGGTGACGCGGTTCAGGGTCGCGCACGTCGCCTCAAAAAAGGTCGCGTCCGCGCTGCCGTTAGGGTCCTCACGTGAGCCGGACGACGAAGGCGGAGTGATGTCGACCCTGATCGACACGGTGGCGTGGGTGCGTATCGAGAACGGCAGGATCCTCTGCGCACGACCACGGGGCAAGGACGTCTTCTACATCCCGGGCGGCAAGCGGGAAGGCGCCGAGACCGACGTGGAGACGCTGCTGCGCGAGATCAAGGAGGAGTTGACCGTGCTCCTCGACCCGGCCACCGCGGTGCACGTGGGCACGTACGAGGCCGAGGTGCCCGGCGCCCCGGACGGCACGGTCGTGCGGATGAGCTGCTACACCGCTGACTACGCGGGGACGTTGGCCGCGAGCAGTGAGATCGACGAGATCGCCTGGTTCTCGTACGAGGACCGGGCCCAGGTGCCCCCGGTCGACCAGCTGCTGTTCGACGACCTCCGGGCCGGCGGTGCGCTGGGCGGGTGAGCGCGATCACCGCGCGCGGACGTGAAGATGACGGCCCGTGGGCGCCCGCGATGCGCCGGTGTCGCCGGTCCCGCGCCGTTGTGCGCGGTATCTCCCGTAAATAACGGGTACGTGCCTATTGACCACATGGAACCGGACACGGTCGGACTGCCTGGCCCGCGCGGCGAGGAGGTGATCCGTGTGACCGACACCGACACCCACACCGACGGCGACCGGGTCACGTGGACCTTCACCACGGACCTCGGCGCCGTGCACACGGCCCGCTGCGCCGTGCGGGACCAGCTCGGCGTGTGGCAGCTCGACACCGTCTCGGACCTGGCCGCGCTGCTGGTCAGCGAACTGGTCACCAACGCCCTGCGGCACGCCACCGGCCCCGTCGGCGTCTGCCTGACCAGGCCCTCCGTGCGCCCGGGAGTGCTCCTCGTCGAGGTGTCCGACCCGCTCCCCGACCCCCCGCGCGAACGTGCGGCCCGCCCCGACGACGAGGGCGGGCGAGGACTGCAGCTCCTGGCCGTCTCCGCGTGCCGCTGGGGTCACCGGGCGGGACCGCGCGGGAAGACGGTGTGGTTCGAACTCGCGGTCCCACGGTGAGGTCTCGCACGGTCGTTCGCGGGGGGATGCGCGCCCCCGTCGCACCGCGTGACCGGTTCCGGTCCGTGACGGTTGTCGAACTGGGGGATTCGACGACGTGTCCGCTGGTTAGAAGACTGGGAGTGTTCTCACGGCGCGGACCGAAAAGCATCGGGACCGTGCTGTGATCGTGAACACCGTGTTGTGCGGCGCCGTAGTGCTGGATACTGCGGGCAGCCGCCCCCGGTGACCGGTACCGGACGCGGTGAGCTGGAGGGGACGGTTCGCGTGAGCGAGATACCAGCGAAGGCCACGGAGTCCGAGGACTCGACGGGAGGCTTGAGGGACGAGGCCGCCGACGGCCTCGTATCCGGCGATGCCCCGTCCGGTGACGCGATGTGGCAGACCGCCCCGCCCGGCTCCATGTACGACTACATCAAGGTCGCCTCCTTCTCCATCGGCCCCGACGGGCTGGTGGACCAGTGGAGCCTGCGCGCCGAGCAGATCTTCGGCATCCCCGCGGAGCGCGCCGTCGGCATGGACCCGATCGAGGCGTTCCTCGAGCCCGTCCGCAGGGAGCGCGGCCAGCGCAAGATGGCCGAGATCCTCGACGGCCGGGAGTGGACGGGTGTGGTGCCGTTCCGGCTGCCCGCCGACCTGGCCGGGGACGAGCGCGAGCGGGAGGGCATCGCCGAGGTCTACGTCATGCCGACGCGGACCGAGGCGGGCGAGAAGGCCGCCGTCTGCATCGTCGTCGACGTCCGCACCCTGCGCCGTATCGAGACGGATCTGGCCGCCTCGCAGGCCATATTCGGCCAATCTCCCTTCGGTTTCCTGCTGATCGACCCCGACCTGCGGGTCCGCCGGGCCAACCAGCGTTTCGCGTCCCTCTTCGGCGGCACCCCGGACGACCACCGCGGCAAGGGGGTCCACGACTACCTGCCGCGCGGGGAGGCCGAGCGGGTCGCGGCGACCCTGCGCCGGGTGCTGCAGACCGGCGAGTCGATCACGGACATGCACGTCACCGGGTTCGTCCCGGGGTCCGACGAGCGCCGCCACTGGTCCGTCAACCTCTACCGCGTGCACAGCGGAAGCGGCCGTCCGATCGGCATCTCCTGGCTCGGCACGGACATCACCGCCCGGCGCGCCGCCGCCCGGGAGGCCGCCGCCGCGCGGCGCAATCTCGCCCTTCTCAACGAGGCGGGCGCGCGCATCGGCAACTCCCTCGACCTGGAGACCACCGCCCGCGAACTCCTCGACGTGGTGGTGCCCGGCTTCTGCGACCTGGCCACCGTCGACCTGTACCAGGGCCTGCTGGCCGGTGACGAGACCCCGCCGGGGCTCGCCGACGGCAGCGCCGAGGTGCGCCGGGTCGCCTTCGCCAGCGCCGTCTCCGACGGACCCTTCAGCGGCACCGGGGAACCGGTGAAGCTGGGTGCCGTCCACCACTACCCCTTCAACTCGGCCTGCGCGGACGCTCTGCGCACCGCCCGCCCGCAGGCCGTGCCCGGCGAGGAGGGCGGCCTGGTGCAGTCCACGCTCGCGGTGCCGATGGTCGCCCACGACACCGTGGTGGGCCTCGCCCAGTTCGCCCGCACCAAGGGCAGCGAGCCGTTCGGGGACCGGGACCGCGACCTCGCCGTGGAACTGGCCGCGCGGGCCGCCGTCTGCATCGACAACGCCCGGCTGTACCGGCGCGAGCACGAACGCGCCCTGATACTGCAGCGGTCCCTGCTCCCGCCCGGCGACCCGGAGGCGTCCGGCCTGGACATCGCCTGCCGCTACCTCCCCGGCAACGCGGCGACCGGCCGGCCCAGCGAGGTCGGCGGCGACTGGTTCGACGTCATCGAACTGCCCGGCCACCGCACCGCCCTGGTCGTCGGCGACGTCATGGGCCGCGGCCTGCGCGCGGCCGTCGCCATGGGCGAACTGCGCACCGCCGTACGCACCCTGGCCCAGCTTGACCTCGAACCTGCCGAGGTGCTGTCCCAGTTGGACGAGATCGCCCGGGGCCTCGGCGCACCCGGCGGCCCCTCCCAGGCGTTCGCCGGAGGTGTCCAGCAGGCCACCCGCGCCGCCCGCCGCCCGCGCGAGGCGGACCTCTCCGAGGTCTACCTGGCCACCTGCGTCTACGCCGTGTACGACTCCGTCACCCGGCGCTGCACCTTCGCCAACGCGGGCCATCTGCCGCCCGTCCTGGTGGAGCCCGGCGAGACCGCGCTGATGCTGGACGTGCCGCCCGGCATGCCGCTCGGCGTCGGCGGGGAGCCCTTCGAGGAGGTGGAGGTCGAACTGCCCGAAGGCGCGCTGCTCGCGCTCTACACGGACGGACTGGTCGAAAGCCGGGATCATCCCCTCGACGAGGGCCTGCAGGCCTTCGTGGGCGCCCTCACGGACCCCTCCGCCCCGCTGGAGGACGTCTGCGACCACGTCCTGAACACCCTGGACACCCATCACGGCGAGGACGACATCGCCCTGCTGATGGCACGGGTACAGGGCCTGCCCGCCGACTCCGTGGGCGACTGGACCCTGCCGCGTGAGCCGCGCAGCGTGGGCCGGGCCCGCGAGTACGCTCGCGCCCAGCTGCTGGCCTGGGACATGGAGCCCCTGGTCGACACCACCGAGTTGCTGGTCAGTGAGCTGGTCACCAACGCCCTGCGGTACGGAGAGGGAGAGATAAGACTCCGTCTGCTGCTCGACCGCACGCTGGTCTGCGAGGTCTGGGACTCCGGCCTGGTCCAGCCCCGCAGACGGCGGGCCCGTGACACCGACGAGGGTGGCCGCGGCCTCCAGCTCGTCGGACTGCTCAGCGCCGCCTGGGGCTCACGCCGTACGCCCCGGGGCAAGACCGTGTGGTTCGAGCTGCCGCTGCCCGGCACCGACACCGTCCTCACCGATCCGGCGGAGGCGCTGCTCAGCCTGTTCTGACGCCCCGTCGACCGTGCCGTGACCCTTCGTGATCATGGTGCCGGGACCGCAACCAGGACACCCGTTCCCCTCGTCCTCACCCGCAACATCCGACGACGAGGGGAACGGCGGCATGGACCACACGGAGTCGCGGGACGGGACGGCCGGTGCGGGCGAGCGCAGGGACGACCCGCAGGCCACGCCCGAGCCCGAGCATGCGCCCGAGCCCGCGAAGAAGCGCCGCAGACCCTGGGTGCGCCGGGCCAGACGCACCGCCCTCGTGCTCGCGCTCGTGATCGTCGTGCCGCTCCTCGCCATCGAGGCCACGCTGCGCGTCAACTACATGGGCGACCCGGCGGACGGCACCCACACCCGGAACCGGGACGCCATGTGGCTCGGGCACGCCTGGGTCGACGGGCGCAAGAAGGACGCCGACGTCACGGCCCTCGCCGGCCGGCTGAAGGACACCGGCATCCGGGACCTCTACGTCCACACCGGTCCCCTGGAGCACGACGGCACACTGCCGGCGTCGGTCCACCCGCGCGCCCGTTGGTTCATCGACGCGGTCCACCGGGAACTGCCGGGCGTCCGCGTCCAGGCGTTCCTCGGGGACGTCCTCGCCAACGGCGGCCCCGACGGCCTGGAGCTGAGCGACGGCGCCACCCGCGAGGAGGTGGTGCGCAGCGCCGGGCAGGTCCTCGACACCGGCTACGAGGGCGTCCACCTCGACCTGGAGCCCCTCCACTCCGACGACCAGGACTACCTCTCCCTGCTGGACGACCTGCGCGCCGTCACCCGCGCCCGGGACGCGCAGCTGTCCGTGGCCGCCCACCAGATCGACCCGCTGCCGCACCTCCACACGGTCGCCGGCTTCGTCGCCGACCACCCCAAGTGGTGGTCGCAGAAGTTCTTCGGGCAGGTGGCCCGGCGCGTCGACCAGATCGCCGTGATGTCGTACGACACCGCGCGCCCCTTCGAGAGCACCTACGGCGGGTACGTGGCCCAGCAGACGTCGCTCGCGCTGGAGGTCACCCCGCCCACCACCCACCTGCTGATGGGGCTGCCCTTCTACTACGAGAGCAACCCCAGCCACTGGGGTCACGCCGAGACGGTCGCCGCCGCCGTGCGCGGAGCCCGGCTGGGACTGTCCCGGACCGACCCCGACCGGGAGCTCTTCGGCCTCGCGCCGTACATCGACTTCGCGGCGACGGAGACCAACTGGGACGAGTACCGGGACGGCTGGGTCCGCTGACCCTTCAGGACCGGCGGCGGATCTTGTTCCCCAGCCACACCAGCGGGTCGTACTTGCGGTCCACCGCCCGTTCCTTCAGCGGGATCAGGGCGTTGTCGGTGATCTTGATGCCCTCGGGGCAGACCTCCGTGCAGCACTTGGTGATGTTGCAGTAGCCGAGGCCGTGGTCCTCCTGGGCCGCGCGCCTGCGGTCCAGGCCGGTGTCCTCGGCCGCGTCCAGCGGGTGCATGTCCAGCTCCGCGACCCGCATCAGGAAGCGCGGCCCGGCGAACGCCGGCTTGTTCTCCTCGTGGTCGCGGACGACATGGCAGGTGTCCTGGCACAGGAAGCACTCGATGCACTTGCGGAACTCCTGCGAGCGGTCCACGTCCTCCTGCATCATCCGGTACTCGCCCGGCACGACCCCGGCCGGCGGCACGAACGCCGGGACCTCGCGCGCCTTGGCGTAGTTGAACCCGACGTCCGTCACCAGGTCCCGGATCACCGGGAACGCCCGCAGCGGGGTCACGGTGATCGTCTCGTCCCGGCCGAACACCGACATACGGGTCATGCACAGCAGCCGGGGGCGGCCGTTGATCTCCGCCGAGCACGAACCGCACTTGCCGGCCTTGCAGTTCCAGCGCACGGCGAGGTCGGGGGCCTGGGTGGCCTGGAGGCGGTGGATGATGTCGAGGACCACCTCGCCGTCGTTCACCTCGACCGCGAAGTCCTCCAGGCCGCCTCCGTCGACGTCCCCCCGCCACACCTTGAAGCGGGCCTCGTAGCTGCTCACTCGTAGAGCTCCTCTTCGGCCAGGTACTTGACCAGCTCGTCCTTCTCGAACAGGGCGAGCAGGTCGGGGCGGATGGGTTCGGTGGTCTCACGGGTCAGGGTGATCCGGCCGGGCACCGCGTCCGTGGCGGCGAGTCCGCCCGAGGGGTCGGCGAGCGAACACAGCAGGTTGACGTTGCGCCAGGCGCGGTCCATACCGGCGTGGTCCTCTCGGGTGTGGCCGCCGCGCGACTCGGTGCGCTCCAGTGCCGCCCGGGCCACGCACTCGCTGACCAGCAGCATGTTCCGCAGGTCCAGCGCGAGGTGCCAGCCGGGGTTGAACTGCCGGTGGCCCTCCACGCCCGCGCGACGGGCCCGTGTCCGCAGCTCGGCGAGTTTCTCCAGGGCCTGCTCCATCTCGTGCTCGCGGCGGATGATGCCGACCAGGTCGTTCATCGTCTGCTGCAGTTCCTGGTGCACGGTGTAGGGGTTCTCCGGCGGTCCCCCGGCCGGTTCCTCGCCCTCCGCGGAGAACGGGCGCAGCGCCTCCGCGGCGGCCGTGTCGACCTCCGCGTCGTCCACCCGGGGGCGTGCGGAGCCCGCTGCGCTCGCGTACTCGGCCGCGTGCCAGCCGGCCCGACGGCCGAAGACCAGCAGGTCGGACAGCGAGTTGCCGCCGAGCCGGTTGGAGCCGTGCATCCCGCCCGCGACCTCACCGGCGGCGAACAGCCCCGGCACACCGCGCGCCGCCGCCGAGTCGGAGTCGACGGCGATGCCGCCCATCACGTAGTGGCAGGTCGGGCCGACCTCCATCGGCTCGGCGGTGATGTCGACGTCCGCCAGCTCCTTGAACTGGTGGTACATCGACGGCAGCCGGCGCTTGATGACCTCGGCCGGCATGCGCGTGGAGACGTCCAGGAAGACTCCGCCGTGCGGGGAGCCGCGACCCGCCTTGACCTCGGCGTTGATGGCGCGGGCGACCTCGTCGCGGGGGAGCAGTTCGGGCGGACGGCGGTTGTGGTCCGGGTCGTCGTACCAGCGGTCCGCCTCCTCCTCGGACTGCGCGTACTTCTCCTTGAAGACGTCCGGGACGTAGTCGAACATGAACCGCTTGCCCTCGGAGTTGCGCAGCACCCCGCCGTCGCCGCGCACCGACTCGGTGACCAGGATGCCCTTCACCGACGGCGGCCAGACCATGCCCGTGGGGTGGAACTGCACGAACTCCATGTTCAGCAGCGGCGCCCCCGCGAGGAGCGCCAGCGCGTGTCCGTCGCCGGTGTACTCCCAGGAGTTCGACGTGACCTTGAAGGACTTGCCGATGCCGCCGGTCGCGATCACCACGGCCGGTGCCTCCAGGACGAAGAAGCGGCCCGACTCCCGCTCGTAACCGAAGACCCCGCTCACCTTCCCCCCGCCTTCGGCCGGGGGGACCCCCATCCCGCTTCGCTCCCCGTCCTTCAGCACCCGGGTGACCGTGCACTCCTGGAAGACCTTCAGCCGGGACTCGTAATCACCGGTCTCCCGGAAGTCCTCCTGCTGGAGCGCGACGATCTTCTGCTGGAGGGTGCGGATCAGCTCCAGGCCGGTGCGGTCGCCCACGTGCGCCAGGCGCGGATACTCGTGGCCGCCGAAGTTGCGCTGGGAGATCCGGCCGTCCTCGGTCCGGTCGAACAGCGCCCCCCAGGTCTCCAGCTCCCAGACGCGCTGGGGCGCCTCCTGGGCGTGCAGCTCGGCCATCCGCCACTGGTTGAGGAACTTGCCGCCGCGCAGGGTGTCGCGGAAGTGCACCTGCCAGTTGTCCCCGGAGTTGACGTTGCCCATCGCCGCCGCGATGCCGCCCTCCGCCATCACGGTGTGCGCCTTGCCGAACAGCGACTTGCAGATCACGGCCGTACGGGCGCCCCGCTCGCGCGCCTCGATCGCGGCGCGCAGGCCCGCGCCGCCGGCCCCGACCACGACGACGTCCCACTCCTGTCGGTCGACCACGGACATAGGTAAGGCCCCCAGCTAGAAGAAGCGCGGATCGTCGAAGACACCGGACGCGACGAGATAGACGTAGAAGTCGGCGAGCGCCACGCTCAGCAGCGAGGCCCAGGCGAGCTGCATGTGCCGGGCGTTGAGCCGGCCCACCCACTGCCACATCCGGTAGCGCACCGGATGCTTCGAAAAGTGCTTCAGCTTGCCGCCGACGATGTGCCGGCAGGAGTGGCAGGAGACGGTGTACGCCCAGATCAGGGCGATGTTGAGCAGGAACACCAGGGTGCCGAGGCCCATGTGGCCCCATGCGTAGTGCTCGTCGCGGAAGGCGAGCACGGTGTCCCAGGTGAGCACGCAGGCGACCAGCAGCGCCGCGTAGAAGAAGTACCGGTGGATGTTCTGCAGGATCAGCGGGAAGCGGGTCTCGCCGGTGTACTTCGCGTGCGGTTCGGCGACCGCGCAGGCCGGCGGGGACGCCCAGAAGCCCCGGTAGTAGGCCTTGCGGTAGTAGTAGCAGGTCAGCCGGAAACCGAGCGGGAAGATCAGGATGATGATCGCCGGTGAGATGCCCCACCAGCCGCCGAACAGCTCCCAGTTCGGCCCGCCGCGCATCGGCACGCAGTTCTCCGCCAGGCACGGCGAGTAGAACGGCGAGACGTAGGGCGCCGCGTAGTAGTCGGCGTTCGCGAAGGCCCGCCAGGTCGAGTAGACGACGAAGGCGAGCAGCCCGGCCGCGGTGGCGGCCGGGGCCAGCCACCAGCGGTCGGTCCGCAGGTGCGGGGCGGAGATCGCGGCGCGGGTGCCGGATCTCACGCCGCCGCGGTGATCGGGTTCGGTCGCAGGGGGTTCCGTACCAGTGGCCACGTCGTCCACTCCGGTAGGCGTCGGGGGTGCCGTGATCGGCGGGGCTCTCGGGCGGGGGTCAGGGTGCGCGGCGGTCGCGGGCCCCGAGTCCCTCGTCGTCGGTGTCCACCCACAGCGAGGGGTCGTAGGGGGTGTCGGAGATGGTCACGAGGTCGGGCCGCTTGGCCGGGCCCGCGGTGGCGACGGCGGTCTCCCGGAGCAGCGCGAGGCTCTCGCGCAGGTGGTTGGTGTCGGAGCGGACGCGACGCATCTCCAGGCCGCCGCTGCCCAGCTGCTTCTCCAGGCGCCCCACCGACCGCATCAGGTCGTCGAGGCAGCGCTGGACGGTCGTCAGTTCCTCGTGCACGGACATGACGTGACCTCACTTCCAGGGTCTTCCAGGCCCAAGGCGGTGCATCGGTCATGCGCCTGCGAGTGTTGCGCGTCACACCTTGCGCTGTGAAGGGATGTGCATCGATTGGCCGAGGCGCATGGGTGCATCGTGCGGTGCCCGGCGGCGTCGCGCCGGGTGCGTTGCGCCGCACGGGTGGGCTTGGCGTCCGGGGCCGCCGTGTCGCCGGGGGTTGCCGGACCGTTTCCTCTTCAGTGGGCCGCATACATCGGATGAGCGCCAAATACCACCAGCGTGATCTTCATGTCCGCGGCATTCCGGAGGTACCCAGAGATGTCCCACGACGGCATCGGCCCGCGCGCGGTCCTGCGCTCGGTCGCCTTCCTCACCGCCGGCATGCTCACGGTGCCTGTGCTGGCCGGATGCGGCTCCGACGACCCGGCGGGCAAGCCACTCGCCGGGGCGGACGTCGCGCGCGCGGACCGCTCCGACGTCGCCGACGGCGGCACCCTGCGCTGGGCCGTGGACACCGTCCCGGACACCCTGAACACCTTCCAGGCCGACGCCGACGGCACCACCTCCCGGATCGCCGAGGCCGTCCTGCCGTCGATGTACCGCACGGACGAACAGGGCCGGGCCGTGCGCAACGCCGACTACCTGGCCTCCGCCGAGGTCGTCGACACCGAGCCCAAACAGGTGGTCGTCTACCGGCTGGCCCAGCAGGCCGTCTGGAGCGACGGCCGGGAGATCGCTGCCGCCGACTTCGCCGCCCAGTGGCGCGCCCTGTCCGGCAAGGACACCGCCTACTGGACCGCCCGCAACGCCGGCTACGACCGCATCGAGAAGGTCGAGCGGGGCAAGAACGACCTCGAGGTCAAGGTCACCTTCAGCCGCCCCTACGCCGACTGGAAGTCGCTGTTCACCCCGCTCTACCCCAAGGAGGTCATGGGCACCCCGGACTCCTTCAACGACGGGGCGCGCAAGAAGATCAAGGTCACCGCCGGGCCCTTCACGGTGGAGAAGGTCGACAGCAAGGAGGACGAGGTCGTCCTCGCCCGCAATCCGCGCTGGTGGGGGAGCCCGCCCAAGCTGCAGAAGATCGTGCTGCGCGCCGTGCCGCACGACAAGCGCGTCTCCGCCCTCAGCGACGGCACCCTCGACCTCGCCGAGATCGGCCCCGAGGCCGCCCGGCGCATCACCGTCGCCGCCCTGCCGCAGAACGAGAGCACGCCCCTGATGGGCCCCGAGGCCGACCGCTCCGCCGCGGACGCGCTGCGCTCCTGGGCGGTCGCCAACGGCACCGACGAGGACGCCGCCGACGAGGAGGTCTCCGCCCGCCAGAAGCTGCGCAAGAAGGCCGAGAAGTACGCCCGGCAGCAGAAGGCCCTCAGCGGCTTCGAGGTGCGCAAGTCACTGGAGCCCGCCTTCACCCAGCTCGCCCTGAACGGCGCCGAGGGGCCCCTCTCCGACGAGCGGGTCCGCCGCGCCGTGGCCCGCGCCCTGGACCGCGAGGACGTCGCCGCGTCCGTCCTGAAGCCGCTCGGTCTGCCCTCCGAGCCCGTCGGCAGCCACCTGGCGCTGTCCGGCCAGGCCGCCTACGCCGACAACAGCGGCGCCCTCGGCAAGCAGGACGCCAAGGAGGCCCGTGCCCTGCTCGCGGACGCCGGCTGGGTGCCGGGCGGGCCGGTGAAGGAGGAGAAGAAGGACGGGAAGAAGGACGAGGGCGAGAAGGCGGCGGGCTCCGAGGCCGACAAGGACGGCGACCCGGAAGGCTCCGGCGACGGCGACGACGGCACGTACATCGTCGGCGAGGACGACGGGAAGAACCACGGCGACGGCAAGGCCCCGCACGACTCGGGCACCGGAACCGGCCGGCTCACACAGGGCGGCGCCCCCGCCGGCGCCTACGCGCCCAAGGGCACCGCCGCCCCGGCCCGCGCGGACACCGCGCCCGTCGCCAAGGACGGCAAGGCGCTGGTCCTGCGCTTCGTGCTGCCGTCGGGACCCGGCTCCGAGACGCTGGCCGGCGTGGCCGACCGGATCTCGGAGATGCTGAAGAAGATCGGCATCCGCACCGACGTCTCCAAGGTCGACAACGACAGCTACTTCAAGGACCACATCGCCTCCGGCGCCTTCGACCTGGCCCTGTACTCCTGGCCCGCGACCGCCTTCCCCGCCACCGACGCCCGGCCCGTCTACGCCAAGCCGGTCGCGGCCGCCGACGGCTCGCTGAACGTGGAGCAGAACTGGACCCGGGTCGGCACCGACCAGGTCGACCAGCTCTTCGACCAGGCCGTCGCCACCCTCGACGACGCCGAGCGCCGCGACCTGATCCGCAAGGCCGACTCCCGGATCTGGGCGGCCGCCGGCTCCATCCCGCTCTACCAGCGCCCGGAGCTCGTCGCGGCCCGGGAGAACCTGGCCAACGCCGGTGCCTTCGGCTTCGCCACCCCGGTCTACGAGGACATGGGCTTCCTGAAGAAGTCGGCGCAGGGACCGGCCGGCACCCCGGGCACGAAGAGCGCCGAGGAGTCCGCCGAGGACTGAGATCGCGCGGCCGTATGCGCCGGTCAGGGCCGTCGTGGCGGGTGCCCGCGGCGGCCGCGGGAGCCGTAGGTGCCGAGGGCCCGTACCATGGGGTGAGGCCGAGGCGTGTACAGCCCGGCAGGGCCCGCCCACCAGAGCTTCTCGTGCAGGGCCTTCCTCAGCACTCCGGGAGATACGCCTTTTATGGCTGCGTCTACAACGCGTCACGACATCCGCAACGTCGCCATCGTCGCCCACGTCGACCACGGCAAGACCACCATCGTCGACGGCATGCTCAAGCAGGCCGGCGCCTTCGCCGCCCACCAGCT contains these protein-coding regions:
- a CDS encoding GntR family transcriptional regulator codes for the protein MTFGEQPAYLRVAGDLRQKIVEGLLPPHTRLPSQARIREEYGVSDTVALEARKVLMAEGLVEGRSGSGTYVRERPEPRRVARSGFRPERGATPFRQEQADIGVRGTWESSSEQTDACVDIAQRLGIDPGDRVMRTTYLFREAGEPMMLSTSWEPLALTGRTPVMLPEEGPLGGMGVVERMRAIDVIVDNVTEEVGARPGLAEELVLLGGVPGHVVLVIQRTYFASGRPVETADVVIPADRYRAAYHLPVK
- a CDS encoding SPOR domain-containing protein yields the protein MSDGTVTLPWLVVRQDDNGNRYRVGRYATRAEAEKIADSLDGRGHKQLYWVERIGQNGASAH
- a CDS encoding NUDIX hydrolase; the encoded protein is MSTLIDTVAWVRIENGRILCARPRGKDVFYIPGGKREGAETDVETLLREIKEELTVLLDPATAVHVGTYEAEVPGAPDGTVVRMSCYTADYAGTLAASSEIDEIAWFSYEDRAQVPPVDQLLFDDLRAGGALGG
- a CDS encoding ATP-binding protein, which produces MEPDTVGLPGPRGEEVIRVTDTDTHTDGDRVTWTFTTDLGAVHTARCAVRDQLGVWQLDTVSDLAALLVSELVTNALRHATGPVGVCLTRPSVRPGVLLVEVSDPLPDPPRERAARPDDEGGRGLQLLAVSACRWGHRAGPRGKTVWFELAVPR
- a CDS encoding SpoIIE family protein phosphatase; the encoded protein is MSEIPAKATESEDSTGGLRDEAADGLVSGDAPSGDAMWQTAPPGSMYDYIKVASFSIGPDGLVDQWSLRAEQIFGIPAERAVGMDPIEAFLEPVRRERGQRKMAEILDGREWTGVVPFRLPADLAGDEREREGIAEVYVMPTRTEAGEKAAVCIVVDVRTLRRIETDLAASQAIFGQSPFGFLLIDPDLRVRRANQRFASLFGGTPDDHRGKGVHDYLPRGEAERVAATLRRVLQTGESITDMHVTGFVPGSDERRHWSVNLYRVHSGSGRPIGISWLGTDITARRAAAREAAAARRNLALLNEAGARIGNSLDLETTARELLDVVVPGFCDLATVDLYQGLLAGDETPPGLADGSAEVRRVAFASAVSDGPFSGTGEPVKLGAVHHYPFNSACADALRTARPQAVPGEEGGLVQSTLAVPMVAHDTVVGLAQFARTKGSEPFGDRDRDLAVELAARAAVCIDNARLYRREHERALILQRSLLPPGDPEASGLDIACRYLPGNAATGRPSEVGGDWFDVIELPGHRTALVVGDVMGRGLRAAVAMGELRTAVRTLAQLDLEPAEVLSQLDEIARGLGAPGGPSQAFAGGVQQATRAARRPREADLSEVYLATCVYAVYDSVTRRCTFANAGHLPPVLVEPGETALMLDVPPGMPLGVGGEPFEEVEVELPEGALLALYTDGLVESRDHPLDEGLQAFVGALTDPSAPLEDVCDHVLNTLDTHHGEDDIALLMARVQGLPADSVGDWTLPREPRSVGRAREYARAQLLAWDMEPLVDTTELLVSELVTNALRYGEGEIRLRLLLDRTLVCEVWDSGLVQPRRRRARDTDEGGRGLQLVGLLSAAWGSRRTPRGKTVWFELPLPGTDTVLTDPAEALLSLF
- a CDS encoding glycoside hydrolase family 18 protein — its product is MDHTESRDGTAGAGERRDDPQATPEPEHAPEPAKKRRRPWVRRARRTALVLALVIVVPLLAIEATLRVNYMGDPADGTHTRNRDAMWLGHAWVDGRKKDADVTALAGRLKDTGIRDLYVHTGPLEHDGTLPASVHPRARWFIDAVHRELPGVRVQAFLGDVLANGGPDGLELSDGATREEVVRSAGQVLDTGYEGVHLDLEPLHSDDQDYLSLLDDLRAVTRARDAQLSVAAHQIDPLPHLHTVAGFVADHPKWWSQKFFGQVARRVDQIAVMSYDTARPFESTYGGYVAQQTSLALEVTPPTTHLLMGLPFYYESNPSHWGHAETVAAAVRGARLGLSRTDPDRELFGLAPYIDFAATETNWDEYRDGWVR
- a CDS encoding succinate dehydrogenase/fumarate reductase iron-sulfur subunit, whose translation is MSSYEARFKVWRGDVDGGGLEDFAVEVNDGEVVLDIIHRLQATQAPDLAVRWNCKAGKCGSCSAEINGRPRLLCMTRMSVFGRDETITVTPLRAFPVIRDLVTDVGFNYAKAREVPAFVPPAGVVPGEYRMMQEDVDRSQEFRKCIECFLCQDTCHVVRDHEENKPAFAGPRFLMRVAELDMHPLDAAEDTGLDRRRAAQEDHGLGYCNITKCCTEVCPEGIKITDNALIPLKERAVDRKYDPLVWLGNKIRRRS